In Montipora capricornis isolate CH-2021 chromosome 4, ASM3666992v2, whole genome shotgun sequence, a single genomic region encodes these proteins:
- the LOC138045879 gene encoding gastric triacylglycerol lipase-like, protein MYRGSQLFTDRITLNMFLVSIVVLFSAFFMPVTDTLASKLRLKDGANLPETNMNVTQIIRYHGYPAEEYTVQTEDGYLIYIQRIPAGRKQVKQDFRSGPKPVVFLQHGLLCASSNWVANLPNQSFAFILADAGFDVWLGNVRGNTYGLRHIKYPVHSDEFWDFSWDEMARFDLPAMLKFVTTKTSQASLYYIAHSQGTTIAFAEFSRNGEVAKMVKKFFALAPVTTVGNMKSPLRYLSDFIPLAQELFRLFGVRDFLPSDFIIHLLAEYVCSEKDFDSFCSDILFVIAGFDKKQLNETRLPVYFSHTPAGTSVRDMIHFAQMVNSNKFQMYDYESTSANMKHYGQPTPPVYNATAMTVPVAVYWAQNDWLADPTDVKALLPKLSNKLYDRYIPNWDHLDFIWGMDAATKVYKDIIKNI, encoded by the exons ATGTATCGAGGAAGCCAGTTGTTCACTGATAGAATCACCTTAAACATGTTTCTTGTTTCGATTGTTGTGCTGTTTTCTGCATTCTTCATGCCGGTAACTGATACCTTAGCTTCGAAACTTCGTCTTAAGGATGGTGCCAATTTACCCGAAACTAACATGAATGTG ACCCAAATAATTCGTTATCATGGTTACCCAGCAGAGGAGTATACCGTTCAAACGGAAGACGGTTATCTCATTTACATCCAGAGAATACCAGCAGGAAGAAAGCAGGTGAAACAAGACTTCCGTTCCGGTCCAAAACCAGTGGTATTCCTGCAACATGGTCTTCTTTGTGCATCCTCAAACTGGGTTGCAAACCTACCCAATCAGAGCTTTGCCTTTATTTTAGCCGATGCGGGGTTCGATGTTTGGTTGGGCAATGTTCGAGGAAATACCTATGGCTTACGTCATATCAAGTACCCGGTGCATTCGGATGAATTTTGggattttag CTGGGACGAGATGGCCCGCTTTGATCTTCCTGCAATGTTGAAATTTGTGACGACGAAGACTTCGCAAGCCTCGTTATACTACATTGCACATTCACAAGGAACTACAATCGCTTTTGCAGAGTTCTCAAGAAACGGAGAAGTTGCCAAAATGGTGAAGAAATTCTTTGCACTTGCGCCGGTGACAACTGTGGGGAATATGAAGAGCCCTTTAAGATATTTATCCGACTTTATACCTTTGGCGCAG gaacttttcaggcttttcgGTGTTCGTGATTTTCTTCCATCCGATTTTATAATTCACTTGTTGGCCGAATATGTATGTTCAGAAAAAGACTTTGACTCGTTTTGTTCTGACATTTTATTCGTCATTGCCGGCTTTGATAAGAAGCAGCTGAATGAG ACTCGACTGCCAGTTTATTTCTCACACACACCAGCGGGAACATCCGTAAGGGACATGATTCATTTTGCTCAG ATGGTCAATTCTAACAAATTTCAAATGTACGACTATGAAAGTACATCAGCAAATATGAAACACTATGGACAG CCCACCCCACCTGTGTACAACGCGACCGCCATGACAGTGCCAGTGGCTGTATACTGGGCCCAGAACGATTGGCTCGCTGATCCTACTGACGTAAAAGCTTTACTGCCTAAATTGTCAAACAAGCTCTATGATAGGTATATCCCCAACTGGGATCATTTGGACTTCATTTGGGGCATGGACGCGGCAACGAAAGTTTATAAGgatattattaaaaatatttaa